One Silene latifolia isolate original U9 population chromosome 4, ASM4854445v1, whole genome shotgun sequence DNA segment encodes these proteins:
- the LOC141652866 gene encoding reticulon-like protein B9: protein MSTSVENTSARLLGRQRPIHDILGGGLVANILLWRNPKVSGVILLGITFIWLLFEVIEYNFITFVCHIGITAMLASFIYRTLAELFKWKLPEIPAIVMDESTFQHVVVVLHGKCNQFLSKLLEISSGKDIRTFLLAIGTLLMLSLVGNYLSTLNLLFIGYICAQLLPFVYEKYEDDVDHFGGQLHREMKQWYKRIDETVLAKIPRVPSKDRKIR, encoded by the exons ATGTCGACTTCTGTAGAGAACACTTCAGCAAGGCTCCTTGGTCGTCAAAGGCCCATACATGATATCCTTGGTGGCGGATTAG TGGCAAATATACTACTATGGAGAAACCCGAAAGTATCAGGAGTTATACTACTAGGAATCACATTCATCTGGCTCTTGTTCGAGGTTATTGAATATAATTTCATAACCTTTGTGTGTCATATTGGCATAACTGCCATGCTCGCCTCGTTCATCTATCGAACTCTTGCAGAACTCTTCAAATG GAAGCTTCCTGAAATACCAGCAATTGTAATGGATGAATCAACATTTCAGCATGTCGTCGTTGTATTACATGGAAAATGTAATCAGTTCTTGTCAAAGTTGCTTGAAATCTCGAGCGGGAAGGATATCAGGACATTCCTTTTG GCGATAGGTACTTTGTTGATGTTGTCGCTTGTTGGGAACTATCTCAGCACCCTGAATCTTCTCTTTATAG GTTATATATGCGCGCAATTATTGCCATTTGTGTACGAGAAATATGAAGACGACGTTGATCATTTTGGTGGACAACTACATAGAGAAATGAAGCAATGGTACAAAAGGATTGATGAGACGGTCCTTGCTAAAATTCCGAGAGTGCCAagcaaagatcgaaagataagatGA
- the LOC141652867 gene encoding putative gamma-glutamylcyclotransferase At3g02910, giving the protein MEWTKIFTYGTLKKGFSNHKLMIELINAGEARYLGTYQTEDRFPLVCGPYRVPFLLNFPGRGRAVVGEIYEISPTSLTRIDELEGVSRGHYQRLPIRVTLVNSLDLDVDVDVIDAEAYFAHSSYADELWKKAGEVGYVVYSENEAKGYVSRNDRPPHLTFLDHISIFLSSSS; this is encoded by the coding sequence ATGGAGTGGACAAAGATATTCACATACGGCACCTTAAAAAAGGGTTTCTCAAATCACAAACTAATGATCGAGCTGATAAACGCAGGCGAAGCGCGATATCTAGGGACATATCAAACGGAAGACCGTTTCCCGCTAGTATGTGGTCCCTACAGGGTGCCCTTCCTCTTGAATTTTCCAGGACGAGGAAGGGCAGTGGTCGGGGAGATCTACGAGATCTCCCCGACCAGTTTGACGCGGATTGATGAGCTCGAGGGTGTGTCTCGTGGACATTACCAACGACTCCCAATCCGCGTCACTCTTGTTAATTCATTGGATTTGGATGTTGATGTTGATGTTATCGATGCTGAGGCTTATTTCGCTCATAGCAGCTACGCTGACGAACTTTGGAAGAAAGCTGGGGAGGTTGGATATGTTGTTTATTCGGAGAATGAAGCGAAAGGTTATGTTAGTCGGAATGATCGGCCGCCGCATCTTACGTTCTTGGATCATATTTCTATCTTCCTTTCATCTTCTTCTTGA
- the LOC141652868 gene encoding uncharacterized protein LOC141652868, with the protein MAGPVLLFEASGYNFPVVTHHFIHLLSTLYCFHLNTNQSLHFPKEKATSYCWYISSVLLLVMEDGVGLGVLALVLLVLNVALSDSIANGESVSAVGDPGMRRDSLRVAFESWNFCNEVGQETPGMGSPRAADCFDLQISNSLSANSKSTKTGISIQHKVTEDKNRLGVGTPFPGLKGEALMNPDLYAVEKEHYLSSLCQVDDTPNPWSFWMVMLKNGNFDTTAALCPQNGKKVGPFHEPRFPCFGTGCMNHPSFYHQPTSLCDNGTLRGSFRGTYEFDSDISHGIDSISYYEVIWEKQVGHGSWRFKHKLKTSRKYPWLMLYLRADATRGFSGGYHYDTRGMLKILPESPNFKVKMHLDIKQGGGPKSQFYLIDIGSCWKNNGRPCDGDVLTDVTRYSEMIINPETPAWCSPNPSGIKNCPPYHITPNNTKIYRNDTLHFPYGAYHYYCAPGNARYLEERVDTCDPYSNPQAQEIVQLLPHPIWAEYGYPTQPGQGWIGDPRTWHLDVGRLSSRLYFYQDPGTPPARRIWTSVDMGTEIFVSAKDEVAEWTVSNWDVIITS; encoded by the exons ATGGCGGGACCTGTACTTCTGTTTGAAGCAAGTGGTTACAATTTCCCAGTTGTCACGCATCACTTTATTCACTTACTCAGTACTCTTTACTGCTTTCACTTAAATACAAACCAAAGTTTACATTTTCCAAAAGAAAAAGCAACATCATACTGTTGGTACATTTCTTCTGTTTTGTTACTGGTTATGGAGGATGGAGTTGGACTGGGTGTACTAGCATTGGTATTGCTGGTTTTGAATGTCGCATTGTCTGACTCGATTGCGAATGGGGAATCAGTGTCTGCTGTCGGAGACCCGGGCATGAGGAGGGATTCATTAAGGGTTGCATTTGAGTCATGGAATTTCTGCAATGAGGTTGGACAGGAAACTCCCGGTATGGGTAGTCCTCGCGCTGCTGATTGCTTTGATCTCCAGATATCTAATTCTCTCTCCGCTAACTCGAAAA GTACAAAAACAGGCATCTCCATTCAGCACAAAGTGACAGAGGATAAAAACAGGTTAGGGGTTGGAACGCCGTTTCCAGGCTTGAAAGGCGAAGCACTGATGAATCCAGACCTATATGCAGTTGAAAAGGAGCATTATCTGAGCTCTTTGTGCCAAGTTGATGATACCCCTAACCCTTGGAGCTTCTGGATGGTTATGCTTAAAAACGGAAACTTTGATACCACTGCAGCTCTCTGTCCACAGAATGGTAAAAAGGTCGGACCGTTTCATGAGCCTAGGTTTCCTTGCTTTGGCACTGGTTGTATGAATCATCCTTCTTTTTACCATCAACCCACCTCCTTATGTGATAATGGCACCTTAAGGGGTAGTTTCCGTGGGACATATGAATTTGATTCCGATATCAGTCATGGAATTGATAGCATTTCATACTATGAAGTAATTTGGGAGAAGCAAGTTGGACATGGAAGTTGGCGGTTTAAACATAAGCTTAAGACGTCCAGAAAGTATCCTTGGCTGATGTTGTATCTCAGAGCTGATGCTACTCGTGGCTTCTCTGGAGGATACCACTATGACACTCGCGGAATGCTCAAAATT CTTCCTGAATCACCAAATTTCAAAGTGAAGATGCACCTGGACATTAAACAAGGCGGCGGGCCAAAGAGCCAATTCTACTTGATTGATATTGGAAGTTGTTGGAAAAACAACGGCCGTCCATGTGATGGAGATGTGCTCACTGATGTTACCCGATACAGTGAGATGATCATCAACCCGGAAACACCAGCCTGGTGCAGTCCTAATCCTAGTGGTATAAAGAACTGCCCACCATACCACATTACACCCAATAACACCAAGATTTACCGGAATGACACACTCCATTTTCCATACGGTGCATACCATTATTACTGTGCTCCTGGAAATGCCCGGTATTTGGAAGAACGGGTGGATACATGTGACCCTTACAGCAATCCCCAAGCGCAAGAGATAGTCCAGTTGTTGCCTCATCCAATTTGGGCGGAGTATGGATATCCTACTCAACCCGGACAAGGATGGATCGGGGATCCTAGAACATGGCATTTGGATGTTGGCAGGTTATCTAGCAGGCTCTACTTCTATCAG GATCCCGGCACACCTCCTGCTAGAAGAATATGGACTTCAGTCGACATGGGAACTGAAATTTTTGTCAGCGCCAAAGACGAAGTTGCAGAATGGACTGTTAGTAACTGGGATGTTATTATCACATCATAA